A single genomic interval of Pyrus communis chromosome 7, drPyrComm1.1, whole genome shotgun sequence harbors:
- the LOC137738721 gene encoding glucan endo-1,3-beta-glucosidase 14-like, with the protein LYLVHASFTGTYGVNYGRIADNIPSPHSVVTLLKAAKIKNVRIYDADHEVLTAFKGSGIEIIVGLGNEFLKDISVNEDSATNWIKENVQPYIPGTHISGIAVGNEILGGTDIELSEVLLPAVKNVYNALSRLDLANSIQLSSPHSEAVFANSYPPSACIFKEDVAQFMKPLLEFFSQIKSPFYINAYPFLAYKSDPEHIDLNYALFKKNAGIRDTKTNLHYDNMFDAMVDASYFALEKAGFDKTEVIVSETGWASHGDESEAGANAKNARTYNYNLRKRLTKKKGTPHRPKTVVRAYIFALFNENLKPGPTSERNFGLFKADGSISYDIGFTGLVGPSSASSSLLNYKVFTSCAALLLLLLAS; encoded by the exons TTGTATTTAGTCCATGCATCTTTTACTGGAACATATGGAGTAAACTATGGCAGGATCGCCGACAATATACCTTCGCCTCACAGCGTGGTGACGCTTCTTAAAGCGGCAAAGATAAAAAACGTCAGGATATATGACGCTGATCATGAAGTTCTCACCGCCTTCAAGGGATCAGGTATAGAAATAATTGTAGGACTGGGAAATGAGTTCCTCAAAGACATCAGTGTGAACGAGGATAGCGCCACAAATTGGATAAAAGAAAATGTGCAGCCATACATTCCGGGGACTCACATTTCAGGAATAGCAGTGGGGAATGAGATCTTGGGGGGAACTGATATAGAGCTCTCAGAGGTCTTATTGCCTGCCGTAAAGAACGTTTACAATGCGCTTAGCCGGCTTGATTTGGCTAACTCCATTCAGCTCTCGAGTCCACATTCGGAGGCTGTGTTTGCAAATTCCTACCCACCATCGGCCTGCATTTTCAAGGAAGATGTTGCTCAATTCATGAAGCCGCTTTTGGAATTTTTCTCACAGATCAAATCCCCATTTTATATAAATGCATATCCATTTCTGGCATATAAGAGTGACCCTGAGCATATTGACCTTAACTATGCTCTCTTCAAGAAAAATGCCGGGATTCGTGATACAAAAACCAACCTGCATTACGACAACATGTTTGATGCAATGGTTGATGCGTCGTATTTTGCTCTGGAGAAGGCTGGATTTGACAAGACAGAGGTCATAGTTTCCGAAACTGGTTGGGCGTCTCACGGGGATGAAAGCGAAGCAGGAGCCAACGCCAAAAATGCCCGGACTTACAACTACAACCTGCGGAAACGGCTGACGAAGAAGAAGGGAACGCCTCATAGGCCAAAGACGGTTGTGAGAGCTTACATTTTTGCTTTGTTCAACGAGAATTTGAAACCGGGGCCGACTTCCGAGAGGAATTTCGGATTGTTCAAAGCTGATGGGAGCATTTCATATGACATTGGCTTCACTGGACTTGTTGGACCTTCTTCAGCATCCTCATCTCTTCTTAACTACAAG GTTTTCACAAGTTGTGCAGCTCTTCTGCTACTATTGTTAGCATCATAG
- the LOC137739633 gene encoding methyl-CpG-binding domain-containing protein 11-like, which yields MESKVDEVSVELSAPPAWKKKFCPKKGGTPRKNEIIFISPTGEEINNKKQLEQYLKEHPGNPAISEFDWSTGETPRRSARISEKVKMAPSPESEPPIKRGRKSSGSKDKVEAAGEADATNEIQMKDAEVDEKEDGGKTEEETDQTKPEDGNDKTPTDAKETLGEETKEDAVEENPTEEAAENNKEDVPQAEGEQANGTNDKKQDDTATVTVEANGAAEKDNLYGAAPPLDGEIKMKHDAAENDGKCNAQAEEKIKPKDREVVENGKVEQVAQADAPQQLSS from the exons ATGGAGAGCAAAGTGGATGAAGTTTCTGTTGAGCTCTCAGCTCCTCCTGCTTGGAAGAAGAAg TTTTGTCCGAAGAAGGGAGGCACACCACGGAAAAATGAAATCATATTCATTTCTCCAACAGGAGAGgagattaataataaaaaacaattggagCAATACCTAAAAGAACATCCTGGTAACCCTGCAATATCAGAGTTTGATTGGAGCACTGGTGAAACCCCTAGGAGATCAGCTAGGATCAGTGAAAAGGTCAAGATGGCTCCATCACCAGAGAGCGAGCCTCCGATAAAGAGAGGCCGAAAATCATCAGGTTCAAAGGACAAAGTGGAAGCTGCTGGAGAAGCTGATGCTACAAATGAAATTCAAATGAAAGATGCAGAAGTAGATGAGAAGGAAGATGGAGGAAAAACTGAGGAAGAAACTGACCAGACTAAACCAGAGGATGGTAACGATAAGACCCCGACTGATGCTAAGGAAACTCTAGGTGAGGAGACAAAGGAAGATGCAGTAGAGGAAAACCCCACAGAGGAAGCAGCTGAAAACAACAAAGAAGATGTACCACAAGCTGAGGGAGAACAAGCAAATGGAACTAATGACAAGAAACAGGATGACACAGCTACTGTGACTGTTGAAGCAAATGGGGCAGCAGAGAAAGATAATCTGTATGGAGCCGCACCTCCTCTGGATGGAGAGATCAAAATGAAACACGATGCAGCAGAGAACGATGGGAAATGCAATGCTCAAGCTGAAGAAAAAATCAAGCCCAAGGACAGGGAGGTTGTTGAAAATGGTAAGGTTGAGCAAGTGGCGCAAGCTGATGCCCCACAACAATTGAGCAGCTGA